The following proteins come from a genomic window of Cervus canadensis isolate Bull #8, Minnesota chromosome 3, ASM1932006v1, whole genome shotgun sequence:
- the TAS2R38 gene encoding taste receptor type 2 member 38, protein MVTLTHIGSVPSEVRNAFLFFSVLEFAVGILVNAFIFLVNFRDLVRRQPLSHCDLVLMSLSLTRLVLHGLLLLKAIQLTHFQRLRDPLSFSYQTIIILWMIVNQAGLWLATCLSLLYCSKIVRFSHAFLLHAANWISRKIPQMLLSVVVLSCVCTLLCLWDFFSGSHFSAVTRLLTNNSTELNLNIAKLSFFHSFLFCGLASIPSFLLFLVSSGVLVFSLGRHVRMMRAKTRGSRDPSLEAHTRALRSLVSFFCLYVLSLCAALFSMPLLTLWHSKAGVMVCVGIMAACPSGHAVILISGNAKLRRAVDTILLWAQSSLRVRVDHKTDPRMPGLC, encoded by the coding sequence ATGGTGACTCTGACTCACATCGGATCTGTGCCCTCCGAAGTCAGGAatgcatttctgttcttttcagtCCTGGAGTTTGCAGTAGGGATCCTGGTCAATGCCTTCATTTTCTTGGTGAATTTCCGGGACCTGGTGAGGAGGCAGCCACTGAGCCACTGTGATCTCGTCCTGATGAGTCTCAGCCTCACCCGGCTTGTCCTGCACGGGCTGCTCCTTCTGAAGGCCATCCAGCTTACTCATTTCCAGCGGCTAAGAGACCCGCTGAGCTTCAGCTACCAGACCATCATCATACTCTGGATGATCGTCAATCAAGCCGGCCTCTGGTTGGCCACATGCCTTAGTCTCCTCTACTGCTCCAAGATTGTCCGTTTCTCTCATGCCTTCCTGCTCCATGCGGCAAACTGGATCTCCAGAAAGATCCCCCAGATGCTTCTGAGTGTTGTGGTTCTCTCCTGTGTCTGCACTCTTCTCTGCTTATGGGACTTTTTTAGTGGATCTCATTTCTCAGCTGTAACTAGGCTACTCACGAATAACAGTACTGAACTCAATTTGAACATTGCAAAGCTCAGcttctttcattccttcctcTTCTGCGGCCTGGCGTCCATcccttctttcttgcttttcctgGTTTCCTCTGGGGTGCTGGTGTTCTCCCTGGGGAGGCACGTGAGGATGATGAGGGCCAAAACCAGAGGCTCTCGGGACCCCAGCCTGGAGGCTCACACCCGGGCGCTCAGGTCTCTCGTCTCTTTCTTCTGCCTGTATGTGCTGTCACTCTGCGCCGCCTTATTCTCGATGCCGTTGCTAACGCTGTGGCACAGCAAGGCCGGGGTGATGGTCTGCGTAGGGATAATGGCAGCCTGTCCCTCGGGACATGCAGTCATCCTGATCTCAGGGAATGCCAAGCTGAGGAGGGCTGTGGACACCATTCTGCTTTGGGCTCAGAGCAGCCTCAGGGTAAGAGTGGACCACAAGACAGATCCCAGGATGCCAGGTCTGTGTTGA